The Exiguobacterium acetylicum genome includes a window with the following:
- a CDS encoding type I restriction endonuclease has protein sequence MENFALEIRNISQRIYQLKDSISTEEATKTALIMPFFQMLGYDVFNPAEFTPEYIADVGIKKGEKVDYAIMDHGKPTILIEAKSIKERLTKHDSQLFRYFGTTNAKFAILTNGDVYRFYTDLETPNVMDSVPFFEIKLSSIKDSDIKELQKFKKQEFNVDTILSTAEELKYLNAIKDQLKSILEIPSDDFIKMLIHDSYQGIKTQAVIDKFRPIVQKAFNQFINESLNEKLKNVISGEQESTLEPIEKNIEIQETTEIQDDIPIPRSIETTQEEIEGYATVKVLLGTAIDKNRIFYRDNASYFNILIDDSNRKWICRLHLNSVNNKYITLRDEPNVRNKIKHVYEIEDYKERLTKIVEELIKPKIISE, from the coding sequence ATGGAAAACTTCGCATTAGAAATTCGAAATATCTCTCAAAGAATTTATCAATTGAAAGATTCAATCTCTACTGAAGAAGCAACCAAAACTGCTCTAATTATGCCCTTTTTTCAAATGCTTGGATATGATGTCTTTAATCCTGCAGAGTTCACACCAGAATATATCGCGGATGTTGGTATTAAAAAGGGAGAAAAAGTAGATTATGCAATTATGGATCATGGAAAGCCAACAATCCTTATTGAAGCAAAATCTATAAAAGAACGTTTAACAAAACATGATTCTCAATTATTTAGATATTTCGGCACGACAAATGCAAAATTTGCGATACTAACTAATGGAGATGTTTATAGATTTTATACAGATTTAGAAACGCCTAATGTCATGGATTCAGTTCCATTTTTTGAGATTAAATTATCATCTATAAAAGATAGTGATATAAAAGAACTTCAAAAGTTTAAAAAACAAGAATTTAATGTTGATACAATTCTTTCTACTGCTGAAGAATTAAAATATTTAAATGCTATAAAGGATCAATTGAAAAGCATTTTAGAAATTCCAAGCGATGATTTTATAAAAATGTTGATACATGATTCGTATCAAGGAATTAAAACCCAAGCAGTAATTGACAAATTCAGACCTATAGTTCAAAAAGCTTTTAACCAATTTATAAATGAAAGTTTAAATGAAAAGCTTAAAAATGTTATCTCGGGTGAACAAGAATCGACATTAGAACCGATTGAAAAAAATATTGAGATTCAAGAAACAACTGAGATTCAAGATGATATTCCAATTCCTAGATCAATTGAAACTACACAAGAAGAAATTGAAGGATATGCTACAGTGAAAGTTTTATTAGGAACTGCAATTGATAAAAATAGAATTTTTTATCGTGATAATGCTAGTTATTTCAATATTCTTATTGATGATAGTAATAGGAAATGGATTTGTCGCCTTCATTTAAACTCTGTAAACAATAAGTACATCACTCTTCGAGATGAACCAAATGTTCGAAATAAAATAAAACATGTATATGAAATTGAAGACTATAAAGAACGATTAACAAAAATCGTTGAAGAGTTAATTAAACCAAAAATAATAAGTGAATAG
- a CDS encoding GNAT family N-acetyltransferase, with amino-acid sequence MLSTIDLYQALPVLETERLRLRPVRIEDATDIYAYTKDEETARYVSWHAHKTLADSEQFVKHILRQYEQGNPAPWAIEDKTSGRVIGTIDFIKVSFEQQQAELGYALSREYWGKGLMPEAAARLLQYGFETLGLERIQARCFVANDGSARVMEKIGMTFEGVSRSALFVKERFWDLKIYAIIRDDYIRRK; translated from the coding sequence ATGTTATCAACGATTGATTTATATCAGGCATTACCCGTACTCGAAACGGAGCGACTCCGCTTACGTCCGGTTCGCATAGAAGATGCAACAGATATCTATGCCTATACAAAAGATGAGGAGACGGCGCGGTATGTCAGTTGGCATGCCCACAAGACACTTGCGGATTCCGAGCAATTCGTCAAACATATCCTTCGACAATACGAGCAAGGAAATCCGGCACCTTGGGCGATCGAAGACAAAACGAGCGGACGAGTCATCGGAACGATTGATTTCATCAAAGTCTCGTTTGAGCAACAGCAAGCTGAGCTCGGCTATGCGCTGTCGCGCGAGTACTGGGGGAAGGGTTTGATGCCGGAAGCAGCAGCGCGTCTTTTGCAGTACGGTTTTGAAACACTTGGACTCGAGCGCATTCAAGCCCGTTGTTTTGTTGCGAACGACGGATCCGCTCGTGTCATGGAAAAGATCGGCATGACGTTCGAAGGGGTCTCGCGAAGTGCTTTATTTGTTAAAGAGCGTTTCTGGGATTTAAAGATTTATGCGATTATAAGAGACGATTATATTAGAAGAAAATAA